In Methylomonas sp. ZR1, one DNA window encodes the following:
- a CDS encoding redoxin domain-containing protein yields the protein MTLSLMLLMPAAAKAEPVVGQPAPAFSAAAAEGGTLSLAALRGKTVILEWTNADCPFVQKHYQSGNIPNLQKQAQSQNIVWLQIISSAPGKQGFVDAATAKKLNQERNATPANTLFDADGAVGKLYGATNTPHLFIIDPNGVLLYKGGIDSIASADQADIATAENYISSALKELAAGKPISKAVTKPYGCTVKYAG from the coding sequence ATGACCCTTAGCTTAATGCTGTTAATGCCGGCCGCCGCCAAAGCAGAGCCAGTGGTAGGCCAGCCGGCACCGGCGTTTTCCGCGGCCGCAGCCGAAGGCGGCACCTTGAGTTTGGCAGCGCTGCGCGGCAAAACCGTGATTCTGGAATGGACCAATGCCGACTGTCCGTTTGTGCAAAAACATTACCAATCCGGCAATATTCCCAATTTACAAAAACAGGCCCAAAGTCAAAACATCGTCTGGTTGCAAATCATTTCTTCCGCGCCCGGCAAACAGGGCTTTGTCGACGCGGCAACCGCAAAAAAACTCAATCAAGAGCGTAACGCCACACCCGCCAACACCCTGTTCGATGCGGACGGTGCCGTGGGTAAATTGTACGGTGCCACCAATACCCCGCATTTGTTCATCATCGATCCCAATGGCGTTCTGCTTTACAAAGGCGGCATAGACAGCATTGCCTCGGCAGACCAGGCCGACATCGCGACGGCTGAAAATTATATTTCTTCAGCACTAAAAGAACTGGCGGCCGGTAAACCCATCAGCAAAGCCGTGACCAAACCTTACGGCTGTACCGTCAAATATGCCGGTTAA
- a CDS encoding DUF6152 family protein — protein MNTKGKLVSVIVVGGLLSLTAPPAHAHHAFSAEFDAEQPIELKGVVTKLELVNPHSWLYLDVKQTDGSAKNWGFEFGAPFSLKQKGITKASLPVGSEVTIQGYRAKNGKDFGYAVTTVLSDGRSVKTGGAQDAPGAQANGQAQ, from the coding sequence ATGAACACGAAAGGCAAACTGGTAAGCGTGATAGTTGTTGGCGGCTTACTTTCCCTGACCGCTCCGCCAGCCCATGCCCACCACGCATTTTCCGCCGAATTCGACGCCGAACAACCCATAGAGTTAAAAGGCGTGGTCACCAAACTGGAATTGGTCAATCCGCATAGCTGGCTGTATCTGGACGTCAAGCAAACCGACGGCAGCGCCAAGAATTGGGGATTCGAATTCGGCGCGCCGTTCAGCCTGAAACAAAAAGGCATCACCAAAGCCAGCCTGCCGGTCGGCAGCGAAGTCACCATCCAGGGTTATCGCGCGAAGAACGGCAAGGATTTCGGCTACGCAGTCACCACCGTGCTATCCGACGGCCGTAGCGTTAAAACCGGCGGCGCTCAGGATGCGCCGGGGGCGCAAGCCAACGGCCAGGCGCAATAA
- a CDS encoding cytochrome c, whose amino-acid sequence MFKQFNSRLKLLVGSMASLSLLMACNPTTTEPAAPPIPFKPVATLQEIMTSIIDPNIDFVWNSVSSVSTASGTEERQPRTDEDWRLLRQHALAVTEAANLLLIEDRPIAAANAVTSSGGAELTPAAIKTLITEHRQEFVKRAQSLQSAAQGLLVAIGAKNVEELEKAGGEVEQACEQCHSQFWYPGDARPK is encoded by the coding sequence ATGTTCAAACAATTTAATTCACGTTTAAAACTGCTTGTCGGCAGCATGGCGTCTTTAAGCCTATTGATGGCCTGTAACCCGACCACTACCGAACCTGCTGCGCCGCCTATTCCTTTCAAACCGGTGGCAACGCTGCAAGAGATCATGACCTCGATTATCGATCCGAATATCGATTTTGTCTGGAACTCGGTATCCTCCGTCAGCACGGCCAGCGGCACTGAAGAACGCCAACCGCGAACCGATGAAGACTGGCGATTGCTAAGGCAACACGCCCTGGCCGTGACTGAAGCCGCGAATCTGTTGTTGATCGAAGATCGGCCCATCGCCGCTGCCAATGCCGTCACCTCGAGCGGTGGCGCGGAACTGACACCTGCTGCGATCAAAACCTTGATTACCGAACATCGTCAGGAATTTGTAAAACGCGCGCAAAGCCTGCAAAGCGCGGCGCAAGGTTTACTGGTGGCGATAGGAGCCAAAAACGTCGAGGAACTGGAAAAAGCCGGCGGCGAAGTCGAACAAGCCTGCGAGCAATGCCACAGCCAGTTTTGGTATCCCGGAGATGCCAGACCAAAATAG
- a CDS encoding AAA family ATPase, whose amino-acid sequence MNTPTLYIFSGLPASGKSTLAKLLAAKTSSMYVRVDTVEQGLRDLCNFKVEGEGYRFSYRIIRDNLELGVSCISDSCNPIELTRNEWQAVAESVGAKFVNIEVSCSDSVEHEFRVNSRESEVANLKLPDWQQVQNRHYEPWKTEVVKIDTAGQHIEASFTKLVEKLGV is encoded by the coding sequence TTGAATACTCCTACTTTATACATTTTTTCTGGTCTCCCTGCGTCGGGGAAATCTACGCTTGCAAAGCTACTAGCAGCTAAAACAAGCTCAATGTATGTACGGGTCGATACTGTAGAACAAGGACTTAGAGACCTATGTAACTTCAAAGTCGAGGGCGAGGGTTATAGATTTAGCTACAGAATTATTCGAGACAATCTAGAGCTTGGTGTTAGCTGTATTTCGGATTCGTGTAACCCTATTGAACTGACCCGAAATGAATGGCAGGCAGTAGCGGAAAGTGTTGGAGCAAAGTTTGTTAACATCGAAGTTAGCTGCTCAGATAGTGTGGAACATGAATTCAGAGTCAATTCACGTGAAAGCGAAGTGGCCAATTTAAAGCTCCCAGATTGGCAGCAGGTACAAAATCGTCACTATGAACCATGGAAAACCGAAGTAGTTAAAATCGATACAGCAGGTCAACATATCGAGGCTTCGTTTACAAAATTAGTAGAAAAATTGGGCGTGTGA
- a CDS encoding DUF6644 family protein, producing the protein MPVLELFKALQSSGFGRFVGSLDHLFCALLELGHIAGMILLLASVILTSLNLLGLGLSSVPLAQIQRSTGKLFWTGLTLLVVSGLLIFIPAATSYYPNDFFWAKFILLGLALLVYFTLYRWVVAANSRHTWLAKATGGLALSLWLGVAFAGRFIGFFA; encoded by the coding sequence ATGCCTGTCCTCGAACTCTTCAAAGCTTTGCAATCCAGCGGATTTGGCCGCTTCGTCGGCAGCCTGGACCATTTGTTCTGCGCGCTATTGGAACTTGGGCATATCGCCGGCATGATCTTGTTGCTCGCTTCGGTGATTTTAACCAGTCTGAATTTGCTGGGCTTGGGCCTAAGCAGCGTACCGTTGGCGCAAATCCAGCGCAGCACCGGCAAATTGTTCTGGACCGGTTTGACGCTATTGGTGGTATCCGGCTTACTGATATTCATCCCGGCCGCCACCAGCTACTATCCCAACGATTTCTTTTGGGCCAAATTCATTCTGCTGGGCCTTGCCTTGCTGGTGTATTTCACGCTCTATCGGTGGGTTGTCGCCGCTAATTCTCGCCATACATGGCTGGCAAAAGCCACCGGCGGCCTGGCATTGAGCCTGTGGTTGGGCGTGGCGTTCGCCGGGCGTTTTATCGGCTTTTTCGCTTAA
- a CDS encoding DUF6644 family protein, translating to MSLVEFAQLLNDSEFGTALRESVYMFPLIEGLHLIGLALALGLLFFVDLRLLGLFLPQLPVAQVLHPLRPWLLGGFLIIFATGILLFVATAAKIITLPVFFYKLGFIALAGINALWFELKWGRDVGHWGDKSTLPVAVRFAGFTSLTLWSLVVIAGRLIPYLSYQ from the coding sequence ATGTCATTAGTCGAATTTGCCCAACTGCTTAACGACTCCGAGTTCGGTACCGCGCTCCGCGAGTCGGTGTATATGTTTCCCTTGATCGAAGGCCTGCATTTGATCGGCCTGGCTTTGGCCTTGGGCTTGCTGTTTTTTGTCGACCTGCGCCTGCTCGGGCTGTTTCTGCCGCAGTTGCCGGTTGCGCAAGTTTTGCATCCGCTTCGGCCCTGGTTGCTGGGCGGATTTTTAATTATCTTCGCGACCGGGATTTTACTGTTCGTGGCGACGGCGGCCAAAATCATCACGCTGCCGGTATTTTTTTACAAACTGGGTTTCATCGCCTTGGCCGGCATCAATGCCTTGTGGTTTGAATTGAAATGGGGCCGCGACGTCGGGCATTGGGGCGACAAGTCCACCTTACCGGTTGCGGTGCGGTTTGCCGGCTTCACGTCGCTGACTTTATGGAGCCTGGTGGTCATCGCCGGGCGTTTGATCCCTTATTTGAGTTACCAATAA
- a CDS encoding GNAT family N-acetyltransferase → MILTNRLEIRSFEEADREKLMSMLQDPVFMAYSDSGAFSADAAAIRFGNILDNSKLGLGKKALVLKDKNEIIGYCGIEPFELDGKRELELGYRLLESYRNTGFATEAAQAVISAFTGTKLFAYVEPGNIHSIRVLLKLGFEKLGLRQIKDKSCLLFLYSRD, encoded by the coding sequence ATGATTCTCACGAACAGGTTAGAAATCAGAAGTTTTGAAGAGGCTGACAGAGAAAAACTAATGTCAATGCTTCAAGATCCTGTTTTTATGGCGTATTCCGATTCCGGAGCCTTTAGTGCTGATGCCGCCGCAATCAGGTTTGGCAATATTCTCGACAACTCGAAATTAGGATTGGGCAAAAAGGCTTTAGTTTTAAAGGACAAAAACGAAATTATTGGTTATTGCGGAATCGAGCCATTCGAACTTGATGGAAAGCGTGAATTAGAACTTGGTTATCGCCTGCTTGAATCATATCGCAATACCGGGTTTGCAACTGAAGCGGCGCAGGCTGTAATTTCTGCGTTTACAGGGACTAAATTGTTCGCCTATGTTGAACCAGGCAATATTCACTCGATTAGAGTTTTACTTAAACTGGGATTTGAAAAATTGGGCTTGAGACAAATCAAAGACAAATCATGCCTGCTTTTTCTATATTCCCGAGACTGA
- a CDS encoding phytanoyl-CoA dioxygenase family protein, whose product MTHNLPDLDTYQTQGYLIARQLFCPEAMAELQAMVERIHRQWAAENGDLIRANRLLNMHSLTDSRYFKAQAAERLALFAWITQPAITGWLTGLFGDELHFHNSQLFFNPLDREQLPYWHRDLQYSTVTDEAQQSEQGSLLALHLRVPLLSECGMAVVPGSHRRWDNHLEREVRFELNGHQKHEDLPGSVFIDLQPGDALLFDAQMLHRGHYQSNSARLAFDICVGNYHPFTAAFLNKAVLPDQAEMGHLANHDWYRRAWQTAEGLG is encoded by the coding sequence ATGACCCACAATTTACCCGATCTCGATACCTACCAAACTCAAGGCTATCTAATCGCCAGGCAGTTATTTTGCCCGGAAGCCATGGCGGAATTACAGGCCATGGTCGAACGGATACATCGGCAATGGGCGGCGGAAAATGGCGACTTAATCCGCGCCAATCGCCTGTTGAACATGCACAGCCTGACCGATAGCCGGTATTTCAAGGCACAGGCCGCGGAACGTCTGGCTTTATTTGCTTGGATCACCCAGCCAGCGATTACCGGTTGGCTGACGGGTTTATTCGGCGACGAACTGCATTTTCATAATAGCCAATTGTTTTTCAATCCGCTGGACCGCGAGCAATTGCCTTATTGGCACCGGGACCTGCAATACAGCACGGTCACAGACGAGGCGCAGCAAAGCGAGCAAGGCAGTTTGTTGGCACTGCATCTGCGGGTGCCGCTGTTGTCCGAGTGCGGCATGGCCGTAGTACCCGGCAGCCATCGCCGCTGGGACAACCATCTGGAACGCGAAGTGCGCTTTGAATTGAATGGCCATCAAAAACACGAAGATTTGCCAGGCAGCGTGTTCATCGATTTGCAGCCGGGCGATGCGTTATTGTTCGATGCGCAAATGTTGCATCGCGGCCATTACCAAAGCAATTCGGCGCGGCTGGCCTTTGATATATGTGTCGGCAACTACCACCCGTTTACGGCAGCGTTTCTAAACAAAGCCGTATTGCCTGATCAGGCAGAGATGGGCCACTTGGCAAATCACGACTGGTATCGACGGGCCTGGCAAACCGCGGAAGGTCTTGGTTGA
- a CDS encoding 2TM domain-containing protein, whose product MLIQKLRLQHGWSQQQLADLSGISVRTIQRIERGQTASVESLKSLAAVFEIDFSQLNSESDMNGTLSQGISKEEILALEHVRKLRRFYTHLLQYLVVIGALAILNLVQTPRHLWVIWPALGWGVGLLIHASSVFDILPFFGAEWEKKQVEKRLGRSL is encoded by the coding sequence ATGCTTATACAAAAACTGAGATTGCAACACGGCTGGTCGCAACAACAACTGGCCGATTTAAGCGGCATCAGCGTCCGCACCATTCAACGCATCGAGCGCGGACAAACGGCAAGCGTGGAATCCCTGAAGTCACTGGCGGCGGTCTTTGAGATCGATTTTTCACAGTTAAATTCGGAGTCGGACATGAACGGCACTTTAAGTCAGGGCATTAGTAAAGAAGAAATTCTCGCGCTGGAACACGTGCGCAAATTGCGGCGGTTTTATACGCATTTGCTGCAATATCTGGTCGTCATCGGCGCTTTGGCGATCTTGAATCTGGTGCAAACCCCGCGCCATCTCTGGGTGATCTGGCCGGCGTTGGGCTGGGGTGTAGGCCTGTTGATTCATGCCTCGTCGGTATTCGACATCCTGCCGTTCTTTGGTGCGGAGTGGGAGAAAAAACAAGTGGAGAAGCGTTTGGGGCGGTCGCTGTAA